In Humulus lupulus chromosome 7, drHumLupu1.1, whole genome shotgun sequence, the following are encoded in one genomic region:
- the LOC133792185 gene encoding uncharacterized protein LOC133792185, producing the protein MARTSIGGAPHIGSGSQNVSNDATMSTDTNRFSTLDQPSYSSTDDAQNPYFLAHSDHHGANLVPKILTGCENYSSWKRSMTVALLSRNKLKFVNGQITQPDPDDDDYDAWSRCNSMVISWILHAISSDIVDSIMYLDDASAICSELHDRFHQNNGPRVFEVKRSMQVLTQGNHTVQAYFTHLKVLWDLVQEFRPQPVCTCGAMKTIVAYQEQDQVLELLVGLNESYSAARSQILMQDPLPPINKVYVAIIQEERQRGLHSVSSDSVDSSSSSTQFIGSIQSARPKVVCSHCGITGHTINKCYKLHGYPPGHKLHGKGRGSTSHSGKVVVNHFNGSAAAKVPDTLDNNTNLVSSLSSSQCQKIIALLAQQVQASSSTAPPSPSDQSLVSNFVGATHHVCHDLSLFSNTYFNASLTSVILPIGQSANVPCVDYVSISSDITLFNVLYVPSFNHHLLFDTTRTRQIGMGERVGNLYYLADSSYVHASGPFHTLTVEGHRFFITLVDDCSRYTWVHFIKQKSEAQQVIPAFISLIKTQYNIQLKAIWSDNAKELQFPQLFSSLGIMHYHSCVDRPQQNFVVERKHQHLLNVARALLFQSHIPLVYWAECLSTATYLIIRTPTPNFQCKSPFEVLHNKTPTYNHLKAFGCLAYASTFKFSSRATSCVFLGYPMGMKGYKLLDLDTNRVFVSRDVQFHEHIFPYASSTSLSSDYAHFFSSSLLPLCDVSTDLSDASNLISSFTPLVSNHQPSSSSSRPTRNSKRPSYLNDYHCSLSANALSFSSQSISQVTQHPLSQVLTYSRLSPSIRACVLAVSSCTEPEFFSQATGIPE; encoded by the exons ATGGCCCGTACTAGCATTGGGGGTGCTCCTCACATTGGTAGTGGTTCTCAAAATGTCTCCAATGATGCCACGATGTCGACTGATACGAATCGTTTTTCCACTCTTGATCAACCCAGTTATTCTTCTACTGACGATGCTCAGAATCCATATTTTCTGGCTCACAGTGATCATCATGGTGCGAATTTAGTACCCAAAATCCTCACTGGATGTGAGAATTATAGCTCCTGGAAACGTTCCATGACTGTTGCTCTTCTTTCTCGGAATAAACTGAAGTTTGTCAATGGACAAATCACTCAACCTGATCCCGACGATGATGACTACGATGCCTGGAGTAGGTGTAATAGCATGGTAATTTCTTGGATTCTTCATGCTATTTCCAGTGACATTGTTGATAGCATCATGTACCTTGATGATGCCTCTGCCATTTGTTCTGAACTTCATGATCGGTTCCACCAAAATAATGGTCCCCGTGTGTTCGAAGTCAAGCGCTCTATGCAGGTACTCACCCAAGGCAACCACACTGTCCAAGCATACTTCACTCATCTTAAAGTTCTTTGGGATTTGGTTCAGGAGTTTCGTCCACAACCTGTTTGTACCTGTGGCGCAATGAAGACTATTGTTGCTTATCAAGAGCAGGATCAAGTTCTTGAATTGTTGGTGGGTCTCAACGAATCTTATTCCGCTGCACGTTCTCAAATCTTGATGCAAGATCCTCTTCCTCCCATCAATAAAGTATATGTCGCCATTATTCAAGAAGAGCGCCAAAGAGGTCTCCATTCTGTCTCTTCAGATTCTGTGGATTCCAGCTCCTCTTCTACGCAGTTTATTGGAAGTATACAATCTGCTCGACCCAAAGTTGTTTGCAGTCATTGTGGGATCACAGGCCACACCATTAACAAATGTTACAAGCTGCATGGTTATCCACCTGGTCACAAACTTCATGGGAAAGGACGTGGTTCCACTTCTCATTCAGGGAAAGTTGTTGTCAATCATTTTAATGGATCTGCTGCTGCCAAAGTTCCTGATACCTTGGACAACAACACTAATCTTGTCTCATCCCTTTCTTCTTCTCAATGCCAAAAAATTATAGCCTTGTTAGCTCAACAAGTCCAAGCTTCTTCCTCTACTGCACCTCCCTCTCCTTCCGATCAATCCCTTGTTTCTAATTTTGTTG GTGCTACTCATCATGTCTGTCATGATTTATCTTTATTTTCCAATACATACTTCAATGCATCATTAACCTCAGTTATCTTGCCCATTGGTCAATCAGCTAATGTTCCTTGCGTTGATTATGTTTCTATTTCTTCAGATATTACCCTTTTCAATGTGCTTTATGTTCCTTCTTTCAATCATCATCTTTTATTT GACACTACTCGGACTCGGCAAATTGGGATGGGTGAACGAGTTGGGAATTTATACTACTTGGCTGATTCTTCTTATGTTCATGCCTCT GGTCCCTTTCATACTCTTACTGTGGAAGGACATAGATTTTTCATTACTTTAGTTGATGATTGTTCTCGATACACTTGGGttcattttattaaacaaaaatctgaagcACAACAGGTCATACCAGCTTTTATTTCACTCATTAAAACTCAATACAACATTCAGCTCAAAGCCATCTGGTCAGATAATGCTAAAGAACTACAATTTCCTCAATTATTTAGTTCTTTAGGCATAATGCATTATCATTCATGTGTTGACAGGCCCCAACAAAATTTTGTTGTTGAACGTAAACATCAACATCTTCTCAATGTAGCTCGTGCTCTACTTTTTCAATCCCATATCCCTTTAGTTTATTGGGCTGAATGCCTTTCTACAGCAACTTACCTCATAATTCGTACTCCCACACCAAATTTTCAATGCAAGTCTCCTTTTGAGGTCCTTCACAACAAAACCCCAACTTACAATCATTTAAAGGCTTTTGGATGTTTAGCATATGCCTCTACATTTAAATTTTCCTCAAGAGCTACTTCATGTGTTTTTCTTGGATATCCTATGGGCATGAAAGGGTATAAACTTCTTGATTTAGATACTAATCGGGTATTTGTTTCAAGGGATGTTCAATTTCATGAGCACATTTTTCCATATGCTTCTAGCACTTCTTTGTCTTCAGATTatgctcattttttttcttcatctctGCTGCCTCTTTGTGATGTTTCTACTGATTTATCTGATGCTTCTAACCTTATTTCTAGTTTTACTCCTCTTGTTTCTAATCACCaaccttcatcttcttcttctaggCCTACACGTAATAGTAAGAGACCATCCTATTTAAATGATTATCATTGCTCTTTATCTGCTAATGCACTTTCTTTTTCTTCACAGTCCATATCTCAAGTTACTCAACATCCCCTTTCCCAAGTGCTAACTTACAGCAGGTTGTCTCCAAGTATTAGAGCATGTGTTCTTGCTGTTTCCAGTTGCACTGAACCTGAATTCTTTTCTCAAGCTACTGGGATACCTGAATGA